The Bacteroidota bacterium genome contains the following window.
CGTGCTTCAATTTTATATATTGAATTGCAAATTCGCCTTATTCAGGCTGAATTTCGAGGATTGCGGTTATTCGGTCGGTCGGCATTTCAGATGGAGAGGCAGGCCGAAACAATTCGAAATGTTCAAATTTGAGATACGTATCGAGATGATGATCGTAAAATGGACTGAACGGATTACCGCTTTGCCCCCCCGGATACACCCCGTATCCGGTGGGTGGTGAGGTAGAGAAATCTACAACCATGCGCCAACTGGCACTGTGCGTGGTGGTGAGGTTACGCGCCGGCGACAAGGTCTCTGCAAAACCGGGGAAAGCATAGGGGCCGCGCCAGAGGCCCTGCAACGCATCAGAGCGTGTGAAATGTCGGAATACAACTTTATGCAAATCCCCCCATCGCCAATTTTCGCTGTCCCATCCGTAAGTTTCTTGCAACTGTGCAACCGTTTGCTCTATCGCTGAACGCATGACGTCTGCGCCACCTTCAACCGTTTCGGTGCCCTGCCTGTCGAGCCACGGTCCTTCGATTTCATTAGCCAACAAGAAGTAGAGGCGGGCGTCCATGGGATTACGAAGCGAGTCAAAGGCCGGCTCATCCCAAACGAGGGTACGCAAGTTTTCGAGATACAGCTCAAGCACGAGCGGTTCAGCCCGGTCTACCGATGCAACACCTTCCCAGTTGACCAGCATTTCGCGGAGAGACGATGCTTCTTCCGACAACCCATCGACCTGCTCCAAAAGTGGCACAAAGAGATCACGTTGCACTACATAAACATCCGATTGATACATCTTGAGATCTTCTACAGAATGTAATGCCTTGCCTTGCATGAGTGCATCAATGCGAAGCGAGCGGTAGTTAGAGCGCCAGTCGTGGCCGAGGTAATGTGGATACAAGGAATCAGCCGGCTCCTGATTGGTTGATGTCAGGAAGCCTTGCGGCGGATTGAACGAATGCGGCAATTCGTCGAAGGGCACGCGCCCCGTCCAGGTAAAAGCATCTGTGGACCCATCGAGCAATCCCCTTCCATGGCCCGCTTTTCGCATGGGAAGGTAGCCTGTGGAGCGGATTGCAATGTTGCCGACATCATCCCCATAAATAATATTTTGCATGGGCGTATCCCAATGGGATATACCTTCCTGGAATGTGGCGTAATCAGTAGCCCTGTTCATATTCCAAAGTGCTTGCAGGGTCCGCGTAGAGTCGTGTGCCACCCAACGGAGCGCAATCGCATCATCATCAGAAATGGTCACAGGCCCCCAATGGGCATAATAAAGCGTATCGATTACAGGCGGTTGCCCCTTGATACGTAGCGTATCCGGTACCAGGGTCATGGGTTGATAAGCGCCATTATAGAGATACTTGGTCCTGCTTTCATCCAGCGTGAGCTTGAGGTGGTCAATTTGATCCGATCCTGTGTTGGTGAATGCCCAGCCTACATGGTCATTAAATGCTTCCACGGGCAACGGTGCGCCCGGCACTGTAACACCGTAGGCATTCATGTCCGGGGTTACCATGTGCAGTTCATACCAGATGGAAGGCAACCACAACGCCAGGTGCATGTCTCCGGCAATGACAGGTGCTCCTGTTGTCGAACGCTCTGGTCCTACAGCCCAGTTGTTTGAACCCTTGCCTTCAAGAAATCCTTCAAGCGGTGTACCGGCCCATTGTTGCTGCAAGGCATGCTTCCGCGCCAACACGTCGGATCCACCGGCAGCCAGCCCATCTCGTGTATACACATCTCGCTTGTCCTGTGCTTTCACCATCCCACCTTTTTCCGGGATAATAGGTACGGCGAGGTCAGAATGCTCGGGGTACAGGGCTTCATAAGAAACAGGTCCCAGACGTTCCTGCAGTTCAGCGTAAATTACGTCGTCGGACCGGTAAGTGAGATCAAAAACCATATACTGCAGCACAAGCAATACCTGCATTTCTGTATACGGCTCAGGGCTGTAACCAAGCAGCTTGAATTCGAGTGGATAGTCCGCGTATTCGAGCCCGGCAAGGTAGGTATTGACGCCTTTCACAAAAGCGCGTACGAGGGCCAGTTCTGTGCTATCCTGTGCGACCAGGCGCTGCAAGTTTTTCTCTGCACCCCATAACATCCCGGTCTGCCGAAGGAAACGGTCCGTTTCAACCATGGATGAACCGAGAATTTCGGATAGCCGGCCTGATGCTACACGGGGCACAAAATCGAGTTGGAAAAGCCTGTCTTGTGCGGTTAGGTAGCCGAGTGCGGTTACTGCATCCAGGGAATGGTCTGCAAAAATGTGGGGCACACTGCGTTCATCGCGTTGCACAACCACGCGGCCGGTAAGGCCAGGGATTTGAATAGATTGATTAGTTGGCGGTAATGCTTTGCGGGCGTTGTGATATAGCCCTTCAACCGGGTCCAACAATGCCGCTACAGCAGGAAAGCGTCCGCCGGCGCCACCAAGCCCAATGACAACAATAGCGCAAACAAGAGACAGAAACAGCAGGATGGAAATCTTCTTCATGTAGCCAGAAATTACCCTTCAAACGGAAGGATAAGAACGGGCTAAAGATCTTCGTATTCAACCCTGTTGGTATACTTTGCTGGCTTGGGTGTGCTTTCTTCTTCAGACTCTTTTTCGAAAAACAAATCATCACCCGAATAATCCTTCACATCAGAGCCCGGGAAAATAGCTGAAAGTTGATCATCCAGCTTCGGCAAATTGGTTGGCATTTTCCCCTCTTCTTCGATAATGGCATCCACAACACGCGCGATGTCATCAGGCACATGGTCATTGAGCGAAGAAATATAATCCGAC
Protein-coding sequences here:
- a CDS encoding penicillin acylase family protein; this translates as MKKISILLFLSLVCAIVVIGLGGAGGRFPAVAALLDPVEGLYHNARKALPPTNQSIQIPGLTGRVVVQRDERSVPHIFADHSLDAVTALGYLTAQDRLFQLDFVPRVASGRLSEILGSSMVETDRFLRQTGMLWGAEKNLQRLVAQDSTELALVRAFVKGVNTYLAGLEYADYPLEFKLLGYSPEPYTEMQVLLVLQYMVFDLTYRSDDVIYAELQERLGPVSYEALYPEHSDLAVPIIPEKGGMVKAQDKRDVYTRDGLAAGGSDVLARKHALQQQWAGTPLEGFLEGKGSNNWAVGPERSTTGAPVIAGDMHLALWLPSIWYELHMVTPDMNAYGVTVPGAPLPVEAFNDHVGWAFTNTGSDQIDHLKLTLDESRTKYLYNGAYQPMTLVPDTLRIKGQPPVIDTLYYAHWGPVTISDDDAIALRWVAHDSTRTLQALWNMNRATDYATFQEGISHWDTPMQNIIYGDDVGNIAIRSTGYLPMRKAGHGRGLLDGSTDAFTWTGRVPFDELPHSFNPPQGFLTSTNQEPADSLYPHYLGHDWRSNYRSLRIDALMQGKALHSVEDLKMYQSDVYVVQRDLFVPLLEQVDGLSEEASSLREMLVNWEGVASVDRAEPLVLELYLENLRTLVWDEPAFDSLRNPMDARLYFLLANEIEGPWLDRQGTETVEGGADVMRSAIEQTVAQLQETYGWDSENWRWGDLHKVVFRHFTRSDALQGLWRGPYAFPGFAETLSPARNLTTTHSASWRMVVDFSTSPPTGYGVYPGGQSGNPFSPFYDHHLDTYLKFEHFELFRPASPSEMPTDRITAILEIQPE